The genomic region aataatcaaatcaTCCGCCCAACAGGTACGTACACCTATGAGCGCAGCTTGCTCGTGAATCGTGATAAGTGTTTACGTTTGGGAGCGTTACATAAGCGGCGCAATGCGGGTCAAGGAGAATGCGCGGGCGCAGCTAATAGGCCTACATGCACTGCATACGaactataaacataatatatactagctgttacaTACAAATGTATCCCCTATTTCCTTTCTGGATAATGCATCTAGACTAAATATTTCCCGGTGTTGCTTAGATGCCTAGATCACTAGATGAACTGTtaacatagtaggtatataatctATGTTAGTATACAGCAGCTgctccatacaaacaaattgacTTATCTCCTCCTTTTGTAacgccaatatttttttttccttaaacagggtttattttttttttttaaatttttaaaaaacaaatcacAGAATTAGATACTATTAtggacggccgaatggcgcagtgggcagcgaccctgctttctgagtccaaggccgtgggttcgattcccacaactggaaaatgtttgtgtgatgaagatgaatgttttccagtgtctgggtgtttatgtctgtattataagtatttatgtatattattcatcagttaccttagtacccataacacaagctacgcttactttggggactagatggcgatgtgtgtattgtcgtagtatatttattatatttatttattaaagagtaatattgaaacatcaaaacaACTCCAGTTTAGTTGTCTCTCGAACAGACAGTTAGCCGCTTCatatgtaaaaaccactatactacttaataatgaggaattggatCTGGTAGATACGGCAGTTTTTCTAGgagcattcaaattcaaattcaaaatttatttatttcaagtaggcctactttttaacctcttttgaaacgtcaagtatttataattgtagtgactctaccaccggtttggaaagcagattctaccgagaagtgcCGGGAAGatactcagtagttgctcttttcaatcATGAAAGTAGATACGGCAGTTTTTCTAGgagcattcaaattcaaattcaaaatttatttatttcaagtaggcctactttttaacctcttttgaaacgtcaagtatgtatgcttgtagtgactctaccaccggtttggaaagcagattctaccgagaagtgcCGGCAAGATACTCACTAGTTGCCCTTTTCaatcatcaaagtcaaagtcaaagtcaaaaatatctttattcaagtaggcccataggtggcacttttgatgcgtacataagaattacacggtagtaagatgatggcgataaccacattcgtaaacttaaaactaaagctacgagggttccaaacgtgtcctggtctaagaagaagcccacaacaaacttcaacgtttacaaacatttttctatcttgcggaagatgagagcgaggctggctgcttccaaaattcatcaaatgtatataaCCTGGCTGTGTTagatttacacattttttaaatgtatctatgtattggtaggtcaagaattaccttagggcgttagatgctaaacttcaatggggccctcatgtaaataatttatcgaataggcttagttctgccgcctgaagaagatacgccacatgacggacatagaaactgctaggctagtctattatagttactttcacagcattatgtcagatggaattttactatggggtaatgctgctgatattgtcACTTTTTTGTattgcagaagagggctgttcgtgcgatatataaaatgggtccgagagagtaattgagagataaatttaaagataatgacagtttttagccaatacatatttgaaaatttaatgtatgttcacaaaaatatatctaaatttaagagaaaatgtgactgcaataattttaacattagaagcaacaaaaaacttgcagtgcaatatactagactacataaaataagtacttCATTTAAGGGagattgtatacaattttacaataaactaccagttgatattttggagatgtcttttaaaaagttcaaagtttgtattaaacgtaaatttatagtaaagtcctattatagtattaaggactacgtcaaagataaaaatgcttgggtgtaaattattgctctaaccaagcttgttctttaatagtttgaaatgacaatgtgaCGTAAatcaaccggctaagtttgttgtgagcttcttcttagaattTCTTCGCGTTcagaaccttcgtagctttagttttaagttgagttgttatcgccatcaaatcacttctttgtcatattttacatgttatgtaggcatcaaaagtgccatctatgtgcctatttgaataagaaatatttgactttgacagtaattatattacatctaatgttctaaacgtttaccataaaatgggaaaaagttcgTGTGCTAGCCACATTCAGCGGGTGTGAAGAAGGAAGTGCGCGGGGCATTTTCACAGTTTTTGTACACAATTCACCGCATACAATAAatactgaatgaggattctgtacgttcttaattctgtgactaaAATGGCCAAAACTCAACTTTTTTACCGTCATTTTCAGAGGTTTCAAAGGCAAATAAGAAAACATTATGACATGAAGAAAAGTAAGAGCAGCCTAgacgcaaacatttttttaaatttccatggcaaaaatttaaaaaaaatgcttcagTTTTGTAGTAGGTATGTGAAAACAGGGGAATGCGAAAAGTAGTACTTTTCAAATTTTCTGTCTTCTATATGAGTAGGTATACTGTGGTGAATGTACGATaagaattagaaataatattatcattggtACACCTGCTTACGTACCTAGCTATCTGTTTTACAAGAGGAAACAATTAAAGGAGATAAGTTTAGCAAAAATAAGGAGAAGTCTAATCAAATGCAACAGCTAACTTCAGAAAATTATAATTCCATTCAAttttaaacgaaaacgaaacgagTTCTGAGTTGTAAGAGTTCGAAGACCTCCGTTGTGGGGGCGGGAGATCCTGGGTACAAAGTCAATAGTCAAAGTATAAAATATCGTTTGAGACCCGGAAGGAGCGATTTTGGCgcgtatttataatttatgaaatttctctagtctggtttCATttcagctgagattgcagtcaagggctaattatAGTGGAATacgaaaaaataaagataatgacaattcaaaaaaaaataaaattttaaatagttaaaatattactagGTATCAAAAAATTACTAGGTACAAAGAGGTATCAGATTATAAGTcacaaaatatactttttttttcgttttctaCTTTCTCCGAGAGCATTTTATCGTAATCGATTGGCAAATGCAGTAACGAAACGTTGCGTGACGTCATCGAGAACAGctgttttgtatttgtatttgttcAAAGGAAATCTATCGATAAAACAGTAATATTGTTGCTTCATTATTATAACGATCGTCGCTCAATCGCAAACTTAATAGAATAGCATGAAATTAagtatcaataatttaaacgtatttttaaatattggcaTGTTAGGTTGGGAATGTATAGAAGTTTTTCcggttttataatttaaaaaaaagtaagtgatAGAATTTCGAAATTGGTGTTCCAATTACGACCGTATTTTTAATAGTGATGTGAAATAGATTATACATACCGGCAACTTTGTAGTCGTAATAGGACAtaattacacttttattttaactcCCAACTGCACGAATTCACAGAGAAAACTACACTATTTTCGCGTAGCGTACTTTCGCGTGCGGTATCCAATCCAATGTGGAAATAGGTACGTCACATTTAAAATAAGCTGCGATATGACATCATCTCGAGTCTCGACCCGATTATCAATAACCCTGACATGTTGCGTATACAAAAACATGGAATACAAGAATAGACTGCTGGAGAGATTTTCAATTTGGCCGGATTGCATCATAAGGTCGTGGATCGCGGGACTATGTAAACTTtagttgtattatttattgatttacctACATTAGgtgaattttattaatttcgtaACTGAAGTTTAATGCATGAGTCATCGTTTAGTTAAGTAGGTATTATACCTATCGTTGACTGTGgaattatacattttaacagAATATTAGTAGAGTTAGTTATATATTCATGGATGAcggaatagatttttttttattttcacgaaGTTGAATGAACTATAGGTAAttcttttaatctttttttttgtttcataacgACCGGACATCTAAAAAAagacatttgattttttttgtatgggtatatttactattataagtatagattttctTTGGTTTAATGGTTGGAAAGTTCAACTACGGGTCACGTGGTCTGAGGGTCCCCGGCGCCACAGAACAATCTGGTGTTAGGTTTGtgtattaagaaaatatagGTAGCCTGGATATTCGGGTATTACAGGGTGCAAAAATTTTCAGTAGTCATGCCTGTGTCTGAGAGAGTGCGTTAAGCCCTAATACCTAAGTGGAAAATGCCGGGCTAGATCCAATCTCTGAAATCAGATCTAGCAAAAAAATATAGGACCTTGACCTCATCTGTATTCGGATTTCATGATCTGGATTCCATCTGAATAAAATTTGATTGAAATAAGTTAGACAGCGCATTGAGAATAGCTGGACCGACACAGACTTAACAAAACTTTTGTCATCTCAAAACAGCTAGAATCCAGACTAAGCTAGAAAATTCACCTTAGTACAACATTGGCTacctcgcaatcgaagagtcaaTTTTGAGTACACTTacgtaaactttgaaattaaaatggCCCTAATTttgagtcgcaaatcctgtactcgAGCTGAAGAAGTTCCTtgctcgaaaacgacttcgattgcgagcgagcaaatcttttcTGTTGCCATATTGGCTGGCTACAGAaaactaagaacaatgaataccTATCATTGTTTTTAGCTTTTTTTCGTCAGTTTAaggttcaaaattaaaaaatttggcttctttatttttttacatttaagtcACTTTTCAGGGAAATacgtataaaaaatatccaGACCACCTATTATGGTTCTATAAACGGTAATtgctttctaaataatttatctttatgaaagtgTAATTTATAGAAGCTGAAGTCTACAATCaattacacataaaatactacctctaccctccataataaaatacatatagagTACATTggtataataatgaaatatctgtggttttatttgttttattggcTATTGCTCTGTGGTGATTGCTTGTATAATGTATTCGGTTTGGCTTGGCggaaaaaaacttttcaatcTTCGTAACTTAACCTAAGTTGTTAAAGTCACAGATCACAATAACTAACGGGTTAAAGAAGTCTAGAACTATACGCTAGGCTAACACAGCTATGGAGGACATGGAATCGGTTACCAGTTATGATTCCATAAAAAATAATCCAAAATCGTTACATTTACTTATGAATCAATTTGTGCACATAGAACTGATTCAAAAACGTTCGATAAACGGTTATATACATGCTATTGATCCAGAAggatacaggtaaacaccctcGACTTGTTCAAACTAGTTTTCTTACTGAACCAGAGTAGACTAGGGACCCTGAGTTACCCTAAAAGAACCTATGAAAAAAATCATTGTCATTCTAAGCTTATGAATCTTCCATAGTATCCAGTCCTTATCTCTTTTAAGAGACAGTGAGCTTGCACCTCTCCAACTCCAATGAGGGTAGGATAAACCAGTTTTCTTGGCTTTAACACTTAATCACAAGTTTTCCAGGTTGGGGCAAATTTCTTGGCAGTTATGTTCTGTgctgtcatcatatcaacccattaccggcccactacagggcacggatctcctgcaatgagaagggtttaggctgtagtccaccatactggcccagtgcagattggtagactccacacacctttgagaacattatggagatctctcaggcatgcaggttacttcacgatgttttccttcactgttgaagcaagtgatatttccaTTGCTTTAAGCTCACATtatttagaaatgttagaggtgcatgctgggattcaaactcagcccccaaaagtgaagccaaagtcctcaccactgagctatcaacactgtgtccatcaacgcTAGGCATAAGAGTGAAATTGGTGCCACTAATGATGTCCCAGTAGTTGTGTATGTTGTACAGTTTTTTACAATGTCCAATCTCTGAAAGGTTAGCACGCTATcaacttagattgcatcataactAACTAATAGGTCAGTCTAAATCAgtaagcatcttcaaaagtcatttaaaaaaatattatttatctactgagtcataaacttatatatttgctctgtatgtatttgtataaactatttatgtattattgttatataaagttgatgtagtttatgttgacatattttaaaaaaattgcactattccgtttccataatcatttccttctttcattaagggttgtctggaggagatcgcttaaagcgataagaccgcctttgcacatttttatttttcttgtatttatgttttcaataatctatattatctatatatatattatctatgttttcaataatatatattatctttatcccttaattgtgtgcaataaagtagtATAAAAATCTATCTATCATCAACAGCCTTCAATGCTCACTGCTGGCTGTCCACTAAAGGCaacgtaaatatataaatttactatgcTAAGGGGGAGGTTGTGTAAATGTATTCCGACAACTATTCTTTGACATAAAACTTAATCAAGATTTCTTATATTACAGCATAATTCTCTTGGAGCCCAGAGGAGATAATTATCAAACAATCTTAATACCAGGTCACTCTATACTCAATCTTTCGGTTGTAGATTCAAAACCAATTATTAAACCTGAAGAGAAGGCTATACATAAATCTACTACTGATTTGGTAGAAAGAAGAAGGAAATTAATGTCATGGTTTAAGAAAAATCAACTGTCAGTTACAGAAAAAGATGACGAAATAGTGTTAGGTAGTGTTATAATTCTCCCGCCGTATGACATCACTAGTATATACtctacaaatttaattgtaactAAGCATGTAAGGGATATTGTGGAAAAAATGCCTGACAATTTTGTAGAGGATTAATAATGTTGTAAATCAAAAGTTGTCCTGAATTCACAGGTCTGAAAGAAGTGgctgtgtttgtattatcattgcTTTAAACAGTGATATCTtaagataagttttttttatgcctTGTCGTCCtataaataaggattataatcctgtaacaaaacattaacattactataaaaatacagCTTTAAGTCATGGTAGTAGGCCtcattaatttttatgatgcTCACACAtagcatattaatattaataaagttattatttcatTCGGTGATCTGAAAATATGatgtaaataaagaatatagTACTTTTAAAATGCCTTTTAAACACACTAGTTTTaagaatgatttaatattttcttcaacatctgaggatgttccggtttcggaacAAAACGTGAGTagcgggtacattgccgaagaactgtttggtgtggagtatttaAGATTGacgaaattttaaatgacaccATAGAGATTTTCCTGctaattgagcttaattttcataatatatcatggaattccgcaaagtaacgcctgcttctatccaatacttttaaatttacttcTACTCGTTTATGTATAAGAttgagggtagaggtaaggagagtcatcttatatgggagaaaagttgaaaaagtgtccagttgttgcgctaaataacagttcaaaaatcctccacaatggcgctggtggatgcacagggtatggtatgaatgtagcaatcgtagatgaattgaagtatgccgagttaaaaaatttaatgtcattatcgactaaagtagttaattattgagaatttcaacaacttacgttgtacaaaatattgtaaatataaccttacttccttgtatctccatacttccttgtttatttttcaagcctactctaacaatatttatatttggcgcttcttttaagagttaccctgatgcaaatgtggcgccatcctaatttaatacattttgacgacactttttcatatacacagatgactctccttacctctaccctccatatgtaTAAGGTATAAATGATACTACTTAGAATCTCAGCCTTAAATTGATCATGGCTTATAATTTACCAAATATGAggattaaaaagataaaaaatatgcaatccACCTATTAACTGAAAAAGTAAACTTCAAGCAGTGTACGTAGTGTAATGCTTATATCCTCATTACAATCATCGTAATAAACTTCAAACTATTTCAGAAATAGGATTTAAATGCCTAGTACCCAAAACCGTGACGCGTAATGAAAAAAACTAGTGtcacttttgactttgacacatAAAAGAATCGAATTTTTCTTCCGCAAGGATGTAAACAATGCACAGTAGTTATTAACTTATTTCTAACAATTTAaacatttgtttacattaaaatatatgttaaacAGAATTCCCAACTGTTCAATTACTTTATTCCAGCTAAATATGGAGGATATGTgacgatttttttataattatcgaGTTTTAAAGTTGTCAAACAAGTTTGGTGAGTGCAGGCGATTAATTATGAATTGGTAATCGTGTTTTTTCTTATGTTCAATGACTGTTATTATGCCGAACGTATTCCAATATATATTCGTCGGAAATTGTATGCCTAATATTCTCTTCTATAGTCTTCTAGTGATAAGGATTCATTTAACACTAATATCAGATGGGCCTATCTAAGTTCAAAGTACTATGAAACTACAAAACACATTTGTACCGAGGCTACAAGGTTACTAAACCtcgaaaatacataaaattaactttttaggGTTAACTTCTTatctacagttttttttttaaattttttaaaattatttttagaaaaatgtttgtgtgatgaacatgaatgtttttcagtgtctgggtgttgatctttatattataaatatattattcatcagaaaggtaaaaagaaagaaagaaaaatcgtctttattgtcacacatttgtgtataatgttacatttgtatcataaattgttaataaaaaaaaatgtgtgacaaaggagctggctcagtataactGCATACTTAAGCGCGCAGCACTGccttttcagccagccccattatcttcgtagtcactgaatcctcgcgactaaacaataacaaaataatcataaaaaaggacaataacatagaatataatatataaacaaacaaaagatatttttacattaacacaagcttatttacCCCTGTAGAACATcgtgaaatacaaaatcatcagtcatcttagtgcccataacacaagctacacttactttggggctagatgtgtgtattgttgtggtaaaaaaaaatctaattgatCTTATCATTGTTTCTTGTATACAGTTGCTTGAGTGACcgtgtctttttttttagtaagagCTATGGAACCTGCCGTTGCCCTCGCATCACAGCCTGTAGAGGAGATAGTTATAAAGTGTGAGGTGATCGAGATTTCAGATGAGGAACCTGGCTTGGAGGAGCCAAAAAAGTGagttacatatattattcatatattcccccacagctttaacaactctccgagcattggcgcacaggtggaaataatatccaaataatatatgtgtaataaacggggctaaaaaaaaaatatttgtttattgttcaaaaaaacataggtacaatttacattacatctgcacaataggtataactgatattaatgttatttccttacgatgttttccttcaccgcaagTGAAGCGCACATAACATAGAGAAGTTAgaagtgtgtgctgggattcgaacttgtcCCCCGGAAAAGTCAAAGTCCTTCCCACTGGGATATCACTGCTTCTCTACGTTTTTCCCACaggaaaagtattttttttattccgctacaagttagcccttcactgcaatctcaccctgGCTAGCCTGTTTTATAGTTGTCATTACCCTAATctttttctacgcgacatcgcaccggaacactaaatcgcttaattatttattattaactagcgtactcagcccgcttcgccgggctagattttgctttattttataagttaagcAAGCAGATAGTTAGGGTACATTGCtcatgatctgtttggtgtggagtatacggattgaaggaattataaattacaccatacagattctcctgctgttcgcggagtatagcaaattaagcttaattttcataatagagtGAACGTTGTTATTACTACAGAAAGCGTCGCAAACGTGTCACACCGAAATCTCCGCAGGCCTGCGAGGAGTGCGGGAAAACCTTCCAAACGGGctacgaattaaaaaaacataaacgcACGCACACCGGAGAGCGTCCGTACATGTGTACAACGTGCGGCAAGACCTACACACAGCTGGGACATTTGAGTATACATAGTTTATCGCATAAGGGTAcgtagaataaaatagaatagaaaaactttattgcaacacaacacaataggcaAAACACTAGGAAAACAGCAACAGAACTTAGTGCTATGATAGATATGTATATgctagaatatatataaatttttaatagtgctgtttttatgtatataatttatcatttaaaaaaagaaatgaaaattaataaataaataaataaatatacaacgacaatacacacatcgccatctagccccaaagtaagcgtagcttgtgttatgggtactaagataactgatgaataatttttatgaataatatacataaatacttataatatatagataaacacccagacactgaaaaacattcatgttcatcacacaaatattgtccagttgtgggaatcgaacccacggccttggactcagaaagcagggtcgctgcccacaatCTAACGAACTAACGAACGAATTACaaactatattaataaaaactatttattataccaAAAAATAATTCCATCTCGTCTTAacgactcattaccggcccactaaagggcagcggtctccccccacaatgagaaggggttaaggccgtagtccaccactctgacccagtgcggattggtggacttaacacttttgagaacattatggagaacgatgttttccttcaccgttgaagcaagtgacattttaattgctaaaaacgcacataactttgaaaagttagaggtgtgtgctaaGATTAGAACTCGCCACCacctaaaagtttttattattattaatgtttttacctacacttggaggaaatacatataaaaactttCGGAAAtgacagaatttgaacctgcgactctggcattcgcggcctgagcgctttaacaattaagctacggctcttttaccgtcgatgccgaaattagtatatgccttttacatcagtattatagcgactgtagcgtcatctagtaggaaacgttgcagtttcgatctactatttcaaaggtccatattacaatgagacacgtttgaaacaagagatgacacattgatttttttatttttttattagtgtttttacctacacttggactGATTCGATCTACCTTTTTAAAGGTTATAAtgaaacacttttgaaacaagaTGACACATgctttctttataattttactagatgtgccctgcggctcgcccgcgtaattttgggaggcagcgtactgctacatagtctacacctatagtcatacaaTATGAGATTTTgcgattttttcacaaaaaatatttttcttacgtatttttttttttccaataaaaagtatactatattatttctaatacctccaagaatatgtataaaaagtttcatgaagatcggttcagtagtttttgcgtgaaagcgtaacaaacaaacttacgaaccggtggtagaatcactacaaacagacagacttgacgtttcaaaagtgcttatattaggcctacttgaaatatgtaaatgaattttgaattttgaattttacgttcacatttataatattagtaaggataa from Pararge aegeria chromosome 26, ilParAegt1.1, whole genome shotgun sequence harbors:
- the LOC120635247 gene encoding gem-associated protein 6-like, producing the protein MEDMESVTSYDSIKNNPKSLHLLMNQFVHIELIQKRSINGYIHAIDPEGYSIILLEPRGDNYQTILIPGHSILNLSVVDSKPIIKPEEKAIHKSTTDLVERRRKLMSWFKKNQLSVTEKDDEIVLGSVIILPPYDITSIYSTNLIVTKHVRDIVEKMPDNFVED
- the LOC120635208 gene encoding gastrula zinc finger protein XlCGF49.1-like, which encodes MEPAVALASQPVEEIVIKCEVIEISDEEPGLEEPKKKRRKRVTPKSPQACEECGKTFQTGYELKKHKRTHTGERPYMCTTCGKTYTQLGHLSIHSLSHKGIKNFNCNECGASFYRKADLDRHEKIHTGEKPYQCEICSKSFTQKNNLVMHFKMHLGDKPHQCEVCLKRFLTRSKMMLHSKKHEKERKKKEILGHI